The DNA segment GCCCTGGTAGGTGAAGCCGATCATATCGGGACGGACCCGCTTGATGCCCGTCGCCACTGCAGGAGCCCGCCCGTGGGCCGCTTCGCACATGTCCGTGTCGATGTAGTTGTAGACAAAGACCGAGCAGCCTACGGGGGCTACGCCGAAGGTCCGTTCCTGGATTCCCAGCTCGTCGATCACCTCGGCGATGATCCGGTGCACCGTGCCGTGCATGCAGCCCGGGCAGTAGTGCGTCGCCACGTCATAGAGCGCCCTGGGACGTTCGAAGATCCTGGTTTCCGCCATCAGGCACACCCCCTTTCCCGTGCCAGCTCCGTCAGTTTCTCGGTGATCTCCTCCACCTGCGGCGGGTGCCCCCCGGAATGCCCGAAGAAGGAGACGGGGATGTCGTGTCCCACGCCGAGCTTCACATCCTCGATCATCTGGCCGCAGTTCATCTCCACCGTCAGGATCGCCTTCACGCTCTCCGGCAGTGTCTCGAAGGTCTCATAGGGGAAGGGATAGACCGTGATGGGCCTGACCAGCCCCACCTTGACCCCCTGTTCGCGCAGGGTGTCCACACTGGAGCGGGCGATCCGGGCCGTGGTGCCGAAGGCGGCGACGACAAGCTCGGCATCGTCGAGGCGATAGGTCTCCACGCGGATCTCCTCATCGCGCATCCGCCGGTATTTCGCCTGCAGCTTCTCGTTGTGCTCGTCCAGCTCGTCGGGATCGAGGTGGACACTCTCCACCAGGGAACGCCCGCCCCGTTCCTTCATGTAGCCGATGGCCCACTCCCTCTTGTCGGGCAGATCCATGGGTTCGGGCTTGCGGAACTCCACAGCCTCCATCATCTGGCCCATAAACCCGTCGGCCAGGACCATCACGGGGTTGCGGTACTTCTCGGCGAGATCGAAGGCGAGCATGGTGAGATCCAGGCCCTCCTGCAGCGTGCTGGGCGCCAGGACCAGCAGGTGGTAGTCGCCGTGCCCCCCGCCCTTGGTGGCCTGCAGGTAGTCGGCCTGCCCGGGGAGGATCCCGCCCAGTCCCGGTCCGCCGCGCACCATGTTGATCAGCACGCAGGGCACCTCGGCACCGGCGATATAGCTGATTCCTTCGGACATCAGGGAAATCCCGGGACTCGACGAGGAGGTCATGATCCGCTCTCCCGTCGCCCCGGCACCCATCAGCATGTTGATCGCGGCAACCTCGCTCTCGGCCTGCAGGTAGACGCCGCCCACCTCGGGCAACCGGCGGGACATGTATTCGGGCAGCTCGTTCTGCGGGGTGATGGGATACCCGAAGAAATGCCGGCACCCCGCCTGTACGGCTGCTTCCGCAAGCGCTTCGTTCCCTTTCATGAGCACTCGATCACTCATCGATGGTTACACCTCCTCCGAAACCACGGGGCGCGCCTGGGCACCCCGAACACCGTTCCCATCCAGTCTGCCTACTCCTCGTCGTCACGATAGACCTCGATGGCCACATCGGGACAGGTAAGCGCACACATCCTGCAGGCGATGCAGCCCTCCTTGAACTGCTCCACCGGCCTGTATCCCCGGCTGTTGATCCGTTCCGAGATCCGGAGAACCCCCGAAGGGCAGACCTCCACACAGAGTCCGCAGCTTTTGCACCGTTCCTCGTTCACCCTGATGTGTCCCTTGGGCAAATCACTCACCCCTTTCCCATGGCAATAGAACGTACCGCGCGAGCGGCCAGAGGGGGACCCCATCCACTTCCGTCCCCAACTCTTCCTCTACCGCAGGCCAGCATGTTTCGCCGACTCCCGCAAACAAAAGGGGAAGCGACAGCTCAGCCGCCGCTTCCCCTGCCACTGCTATGCCGGACCGGATGATATCCGTTCCGGTCTGCTCCATAATATGGGCATTGCTGATGAGTCCCGTCGGCTCGAGCCCCGTCCGGGCCGCTACGGAACGGACGAAATCCACCACCGGCTCCGGCCGGGTCGTCCCGGTCCGGGCCGCATTGACCACCACAAGCAGCGAATAGCCCGCCTCCTCCATGTACGGCCGCAGCTGGGTCAGCGCCAGCGTCCCCCGCTGACCACCGCCGATATCGAGGAACACCCGTCTGGGGCCCGCCACCAGCGAAGGCAACCGCGACGGGATGAGGGGCAGATCGGACCACCGGGCGTTCCCCTCGGTGCTGATCACCTCCAGCCCCTTGTCCTCCAGCTTCGTTTCGATACTCCGGAGACTGAAATAGGGGTTGATGATGTCCGCATCGACGAGAGAAGAGGGCCCTCCCAGATCGGCAAACACCGCAGCGAGATTGACAAGCCATTCGGTCTTGCCCGAGCCGAGTGCCCCGATCAGGGCGATGCTCTTGCCCAGTGCCTGCGGACCAGTCTGGAGCTTCTCGATCAGTGCCGTGCGTCGTTCCTGTGGCTGCATGAAAACCAGAGTCCCTTCTTTCCCTGCAGTCCGTTGAACCAGTCCCGGGCGTCCTGCGGCTTCTTTCCCTGGGGCTGTACGGAAAGCAGCCGCACCGCGTCAGTGCCGCATCCGACCAGCGGGTACCCATCGCTATCCGGCTGGAGCGAACCCGCCGGCAGTGCGTGCCGTACAGGCTGGGTCTTCCATATCTTGACTCGTTTCTCTG comes from the Synergistales bacterium genome and includes:
- the vorB gene encoding 3-methyl-2-oxobutanoate dehydrogenase subunit VorB — protein: MSDRVLMKGNEALAEAAVQAGCRHFFGYPITPQNELPEYMSRRLPEVGGVYLQAESEVAAINMLMGAGATGERIMTSSSSPGISLMSEGISYIAGAEVPCVLINMVRGGPGLGGILPGQADYLQATKGGGHGDYHLLVLAPSTLQEGLDLTMLAFDLAEKYRNPVMVLADGFMGQMMEAVEFRKPEPMDLPDKREWAIGYMKERGGRSLVESVHLDPDELDEHNEKLQAKYRRMRDEEIRVETYRLDDAELVVAAFGTTARIARSSVDTLREQGVKVGLVRPITVYPFPYETFETLPESVKAILTVEMNCGQMIEDVKLGVGHDIPVSFFGHSGGHPPQVEEITEKLTELARERGCA
- a CDS encoding 4Fe-4S binding protein; translated protein: MPKGHIRVNEERCKSCGLCVEVCPSGVLRISERINSRGYRPVEQFKEGCIACRMCALTCPDVAIEVYRDDEE